The following are encoded in a window of Streptomyces sp. Go-475 genomic DNA:
- a CDS encoding aminoglycoside phosphotransferase family protein, with amino-acid sequence MTQAPTPTEDTVRRLVRSLLKDSKDGKDGRNGEDSKDGRNGKRGAGGGETATSGGPDVRPATEGAEPATWWVGTRHVLRLAPDREATARQRRELRLRDLVRPHVPVAVPASVAHGEWATGLSYTLDTKVPGGSGEEHDVSALGEADLAGLLTGLREVPVRQAETLGVPRVAPRSLEALRRAAARAAEHLAEADEFDAARLHQLTPPGAAQLAAQPGSAVLTHHALTGGHLVVSADGRVRGVLGWARAVVGDPAEDIAGLALAVGSPAAVRAATLAGYGARPCLRGLWLARCDSVVHLAEALTTGKDATLQRTRLRRAWEPILLERVTDLRDTDDAL; translated from the coding sequence ATGACCCAGGCACCCACACCCACCGAGGACACCGTCCGCCGACTGGTCCGCTCCCTGCTCAAAGACAGCAAGGACGGCAAGGACGGCAGGAACGGCGAAGACAGCAAGGACGGCAGGAACGGCAAGCGCGGCGCCGGCGGCGGGGAGACCGCGACGAGCGGCGGCCCCGACGTCCGGCCCGCCACCGAGGGCGCCGAACCCGCCACCTGGTGGGTCGGCACCCGCCACGTGCTGCGCCTCGCCCCCGACCGCGAGGCCACCGCACGCCAGCGCCGCGAACTGCGCCTGCGCGACCTCGTCCGCCCGCACGTCCCGGTGGCCGTGCCGGCCAGCGTGGCGCACGGCGAGTGGGCCACCGGGCTGAGCTACACCCTGGACACCAAGGTGCCGGGCGGCTCGGGCGAGGAGCACGACGTGTCCGCCCTCGGCGAGGCCGACCTCGCCGGACTGCTCACCGGCCTGCGCGAGGTGCCGGTACGGCAGGCCGAGACCCTCGGCGTGCCGCGCGTCGCGCCGCGGTCCCTGGAGGCGCTGCGCCGGGCCGCCGCACGCGCCGCCGAACACCTCGCCGAGGCCGACGAGTTCGACGCCGCCCGACTGCACCAGCTCACCCCGCCCGGCGCGGCGCAGCTCGCCGCCCAGCCCGGCTCGGCCGTCCTCACCCACCACGCCCTGACGGGCGGCCACCTCGTGGTCAGCGCCGACGGGCGGGTGCGCGGCGTCCTCGGCTGGGCCCGTGCGGTCGTCGGCGACCCGGCCGAGGACATCGCGGGCCTCGCCCTCGCCGTCGGCTCACCCGCCGCCGTACGCGCCGCCACCCTCGCCGGCTACGGCGCCCGCCCCTGCCTGCGCGGCCTGTGGCTCGCCCGCTGCGACAGCGTCGTCCACCTCGCCGAGGCCCTCACCACCGGCAAGGACGCCACCCTGCAGCGGACCCGGCTGCGCCGCGCCTGGGAGCCGATCCTGCTGGAACGGGTGACGGACCTGAGGGACACCGACGACGCCCTGTAG
- the treZ gene encoding malto-oligosyltrehalose trehalohydrolase produces the protein MQFEVWAPQAGRVTLECDGVTRALERDPERVGWWRGEAEARDGSRYGFALDDGPVLPDPRSRRQPDGPDGLSAVVDHERYAWRAAWQGRPLAGAVLYELHVGTYTSEGTLDAAAERLGHLAELGVTHVQLMPLCPFPGTHGWGYEGVSLWAVHEPYGGPEALKRFVDRAHELGLGVVLDVVHNHFGPSGNYLPVFGPYLTDTHHTPWGAAVNLDAPGSDEVRAYLIGSALAWLRDYRLDGLRLDAVHALVDTRARHFLEELSAAVDALAGEVDRPLFLVAESDLNDPRLITSRAEGGLGLHAQWNDDFHHALHTTLTGESQGYYADFARAPLAGLAKTLTGGYFHDGSYSSFRQRHHGRPLDRTRVAGHRLLGYSQTHDQVGNRAQGDRLSALVSPGLLACAATLVLTAPFTPMLFMGEEWAAGTPWQFFTDHTDPELADAVRRGRRREFAAHGWKEEDVPDPQDPATRDRSCLDWSEPEREPHARVLAWYRRLLALRHEQADLTDPDLADTKVAYDEERRWLAFRRGDVLVAVNLAPEPAALSLGVPRARVLAAWEPVETPGDDGVLHLPGESGVVLVQD, from the coding sequence GTGCAGTTCGAGGTGTGGGCACCGCAGGCCGGCCGAGTGACGCTCGAGTGCGACGGCGTCACGCGCGCGTTGGAGCGCGATCCGGAACGGGTGGGGTGGTGGCGGGGCGAGGCCGAGGCGCGCGACGGGTCCCGGTACGGTTTCGCGCTCGACGACGGTCCCGTGCTGCCCGATCCGCGTTCGCGCCGGCAGCCGGACGGCCCGGACGGGCTGAGCGCGGTCGTCGACCACGAGCGGTACGCCTGGCGCGCGGCGTGGCAGGGGCGGCCGCTGGCCGGGGCGGTGCTGTACGAGCTGCACGTGGGCACGTACACGTCCGAGGGCACCCTGGATGCGGCGGCCGAGCGGCTCGGCCATCTCGCCGAACTGGGAGTCACGCACGTGCAGCTGATGCCGCTGTGCCCCTTCCCGGGCACGCACGGCTGGGGCTACGAGGGCGTCTCGCTGTGGGCGGTGCACGAGCCGTACGGCGGGCCCGAGGCGCTGAAACGCTTCGTCGACCGGGCCCACGAACTCGGCCTGGGCGTGGTGCTCGACGTGGTGCACAACCACTTCGGCCCGTCCGGCAACTACCTGCCGGTCTTCGGCCCCTACCTCACGGACACGCACCACACGCCCTGGGGCGCCGCGGTCAACCTGGACGCGCCCGGCTCGGACGAGGTGCGCGCGTATCTGATCGGCAGCGCGCTGGCGTGGCTGCGGGACTACCGGCTCGACGGGCTGCGCCTGGACGCCGTGCACGCCCTGGTGGACACGCGCGCGCGCCACTTCCTGGAGGAGCTGTCGGCGGCCGTGGACGCCCTGGCCGGGGAGGTGGACCGGCCGCTGTTCCTGGTCGCCGAGTCGGATCTGAACGACCCGCGGCTCATCACCTCCCGCGCGGAGGGGGGCCTCGGGCTGCACGCGCAGTGGAACGACGACTTCCACCACGCCCTGCACACCACGCTGACGGGCGAGTCGCAGGGCTACTACGCCGACTTCGCGCGCGCTCCCCTCGCGGGGCTCGCCAAGACCCTCACCGGCGGCTACTTCCACGACGGCTCGTACTCGAGCTTCCGTCAGCGGCACCACGGACGCCCCCTGGACCGCACGCGCGTGGCCGGGCACCGGCTGCTCGGCTACAGCCAGACCCACGACCAGGTCGGCAACCGCGCCCAGGGGGACCGGCTTTCGGCCCTGGTCTCCCCGGGGCTGCTCGCCTGCGCGGCCACGCTGGTCCTGACGGCGCCGTTCACGCCGATGCTGTTCATGGGCGAGGAGTGGGCGGCGGGCACGCCCTGGCAGTTCTTCACCGACCACACCGACCCTGAGCTGGCGGACGCCGTACGGCGGGGCAGGCGGCGGGAGTTCGCCGCGCACGGCTGGAAGGAGGAGGACGTGCCCGACCCGCAGGACCCGGCGACCCGCGACCGCTCCTGCCTGGACTGGTCCGAGCCGGAACGCGAGCCCCACGCGCGCGTGCTGGCCTGGTACCGGCGGCTCCTCGCCCTGCGCCACGAGCAGGCCGACCTGACCGATCCCGACCTCGCCGACACCAAGGTGGCGTACGACGAGGAGCGCCGCTGGCTCGCCTTCCGGCGCGGGGACGTCCTCGTGGCGGTGAACCTGGCGCCGGAGCCGGCCGCGCTGTCGCTCGGCGTGCCCCGGGCGCGCGTGCTGGCCGCGTGGGAGCCCGTCGAGACGCCCGGGGACGACGGGGTGCTGCACCTGCCCGGGGAGTCGGGCGTGGTGCTCGTCCAGGACTGA